In Miniphocaeibacter halophilus, the following proteins share a genomic window:
- a CDS encoding DUF1697 domain-containing protein, whose product MKNYTCLIRGINVGGKNKIEMKKLKEVFTDLGFKSVVILGNTGVVIFTSESKVNTENIQAKLIKIFERDLKIIILSSEKIKRLVENKPLWWNSNKDYLHNVIFVLDNYNIENIVDDLQPLNEEIDKIKVVDNVIFWTSIYKDGRLYSKSLYAKLAKSKGYPYTSLRNGNTFNKIYEKIEKLK is encoded by the coding sequence GTGAAAAATTATACTTGTTTAATTAGGGGAATAAATGTAGGTGGTAAAAATAAAATAGAAATGAAAAAATTAAAAGAGGTTTTCACGGATTTAGGATTTAAGAGTGTAGTAATTTTAGGAAATACCGGAGTTGTTATTTTTACCTCAGAAAGTAAGGTAAACACAGAAAACATACAGGCTAAGTTAATAAAAATATTTGAAAGGGATTTAAAGATTATTATACTTAGTAGTGAAAAAATAAAAAGACTAGTAGAAAACAAACCCTTATGGTGGAATAGTAATAAGGATTATTTACATAATGTAATTTTTGTATTAGATAATTATAATATAGAAAATATAGTTGATGATTTACAGCCTTTAAATGAAGAAATAGACAAAATAAAAGTAGTAGACAATGTTATTTTTTGGACTTCAATATATAAAGATGGAAGATTGTATAGTAAAAGTCTATATGCAAAACTAGCTAAAAGTAAAGGATACCCATATACTAGTTTAAGAAATGGAAATACTTTTAATAAGATTTATGAAAAAATAGAAAAACTAAAATAA
- a CDS encoding HAD family hydrolase: protein MYKNILFDVDGTLIDTEKPIIHSLQKVLKEELNIKKSYNDLLFVLGVPGKYSLEKLNIPKDKLDYILNKWSHTISLNQSKMRLFDDIEYVLQNLYNNKINLAIITSKNDEEMKNEFSPFNIDKYFSSIVTASDTKLHKPNPDPILKAMDNLNITNKEKTIYIGDSIYDMKSAKAAGIAFGLAKWGTPTPNAFKNLDHSFNKPTDILKLIK, encoded by the coding sequence ATGTATAAAAATATATTATTTGATGTAGACGGCACTTTAATAGATACTGAAAAACCAATTATACACTCTCTACAAAAGGTTTTAAAGGAAGAATTAAATATTAAAAAATCCTATAATGACTTACTTTTTGTTTTAGGTGTTCCCGGTAAATACTCCTTAGAAAAACTAAATATTCCTAAAGATAAACTAGATTATATTCTTAACAAATGGTCTCACACAATATCTTTAAATCAAAGTAAAATGAGATTATTTGACGATATTGAATATGTTTTACAAAATCTATATAATAATAAAATTAATTTGGCTATAATTACTTCAAAAAATGATGAAGAGATGAAAAATGAATTTAGCCCATTTAATATAGACAAATACTTTAGCAGTATTGTTACTGCATCAGATACGAAATTACATAAACCAAATCCGGACCCTATTTTAAAGGCTATGGATAATTTAAATATTACTAATAAAGAAAAAACAATATATATTGGTGATTCTATTTATGATATGAAATCTGCTAAAGCAGCAGGTATAGCTTTCGGTTTGGCTAAATGGGGTACTCCTACACCTAATGCCTTTAAAAATTTAGACCATTCTTTTAATAAACCTACAGATATTTTAAAATTAATAAAATAA
- a CDS encoding aminopeptidase, translated as MELNYEKKNIWQNANQEELDQIYDYGERYKSFLDSSKTEREACSEIVRQAKENGYVSLDEALKNKIKKGDKIYLNNKDKSVVMMIVGDDLSEGMNIVGAHIDVPRLDLKQNPLYEDGDLALFKTHYYGGVKKYQWTTIPLALHGVIFTKEGKKIDIRIGDEEDDPVFYINDLLIHLSADQMKKTLAEGITGEQLNVVVAHNSKFPEKDAKNPIKDNLLKYLNKKYGIVEEDFLVAELEIVPASKARDVGFDRAMIAAHGHDDRVCSYAALEAILKTDSPSRTAVALFVDKEEIGSVGNTSMGAIFLENMVAEILSNQRNDYSDILVRRAMANSKVLSADVTVAYDSNFPEVLEKNNASLLGHGVSMAKYTGSRGKGGCNDANAEFIAELRDLFNKENVIWQTGELGKVDQGGGGTIAYILAGYGAEVVDMGTGMLSMHAPIELLSKADAFMTCKAYNVFFK; from the coding sequence ATGGAGTTAAATTATGAAAAAAAGAACATTTGGCAAAATGCAAATCAAGAAGAATTAGACCAAATATATGATTATGGAGAAAGATACAAATCATTTTTAGACAGTTCTAAAACCGAAAGAGAAGCTTGTAGCGAAATAGTAAGACAAGCTAAAGAAAATGGATATGTAAGTCTAGACGAAGCTTTAAAAAACAAAATAAAAAAGGGCGATAAAATCTATTTAAACAATAAAGATAAATCAGTTGTTATGATGATTGTTGGAGATGATTTATCTGAAGGTATGAATATTGTCGGAGCCCATATTGATGTACCTAGACTGGATTTAAAGCAAAATCCTCTTTATGAAGATGGTGATTTAGCTTTATTTAAAACCCATTACTATGGTGGCGTTAAAAAATATCAATGGACTACTATACCTTTAGCTCTACATGGAGTTATATTTACCAAAGAAGGAAAAAAAATAGATATTAGAATTGGCGATGAAGAAGATGATCCTGTATTTTATATAAACGACCTATTAATTCATCTTTCAGCTGACCAAATGAAAAAAACCCTAGCTGAAGGAATTACAGGTGAACAACTTAATGTAGTTGTAGCCCATAATTCAAAATTCCCGGAAAAAGATGCTAAAAATCCTATTAAGGATAATCTATTAAAATATTTAAATAAAAAATATGGAATAGTAGAAGAGGATTTCCTAGTTGCTGAATTAGAAATAGTTCCAGCATCAAAAGCAAGGGATGTTGGTTTCGATAGAGCAATGATAGCAGCTCATGGTCATGATGATAGAGTTTGCTCCTATGCTGCTTTAGAAGCTATTTTAAAAACAGATTCACCTAGTAGAACTGCTGTAGCTCTATTTGTAGATAAGGAGGAAATAGGCTCTGTTGGAAATACCTCCATGGGTGCAATTTTCTTAGAAAACATGGTAGCTGAAATATTATCCAACCAAAGAAATGATTATTCCGATATTTTAGTAAGAAGAGCCATGGCTAATTCCAAAGTTCTTTCTGCAGATGTTACAGTAGCTTATGACTCAAATTTCCCGGAAGTATTGGAAAAAAATAATGCTTCTTTACTTGGACATGGGGTTTCTATGGCAAAATATACAGGCTCACGTGGAAAAGGTGGCTGTAATGATGCTAATGCAGAGTTTATTGCTGAATTAAGGGATTTATTTAATAAAGAAAATGTAATTTGGCAAACCGGTGAACTTGGAAAAGTTGACCAAGGCGGCGGTGGTACTATAGCTTATATTTTAGCTGGCTATGGTGCAGAGGTTGTAGATATGGGAACAGGAATGCTTTCAATGCACGCTCCTATAGAACTACTAAGTAAGGCTGATGCCTTTATGACCTGTAAAGCCTATAATGTATTTTTTAAATAG
- a CDS encoding DUF3343 domain-containing protein, giving the protein MKEKSIFTFHTISQVLKFEKLLKKNKIDVQLRPVPRKISSSCGNCAYVNTEDVEIIKDLSGENKIEFENIYKEEDIK; this is encoded by the coding sequence ATGAAGGAAAAAAGTATTTTTACCTTCCACACTATAAGTCAGGTATTAAAGTTTGAAAAATTACTTAAAAAAAATAAGATAGATGTTCAATTAAGACCTGTACCAAGAAAAATTAGTTCTTCCTGTGGTAATTGTGCCTATGTTAATACAGAAGATGTAGAAATAATTAAAGATCTATCTGGAGAAAATAAAATAGAATTTGAAAATATATACAAGGAAGAAGATATAAAATAG
- a CDS encoding sulfurtransferase TusA family protein translates to MAKKEVDARGLSCPEPVILTMNAVKGNTDEIEVKVDTNIAKENVTRFLKGKKFKVEIKENKGEFSIKGKK, encoded by the coding sequence ATGGCTAAAAAAGAAGTAGATGCAAGAGGACTTTCCTGTCCGGAACCGGTTATATTAACTATGAATGCAGTAAAGGGAAATACTGATGAAATAGAGGTAAAAGTAGACACAAATATAGCCAAAGAAAATGTTACTAGATTTTTAAAGGGAAAAAAATTCAAGGTAGAAATAAAAGAAAATAAGGGTGAATTTTCTATAAAGGGAAAAAAATAA
- the yedE gene encoding YedE family putative selenium transporter, giving the protein MRKENIKIFIGGFIIGIVGILLMYLGNPANMGICIACFWRDIAGALGLHRAEVVQYIRPEIIGIIGGAFISSIIFKDFKGRGGSNPAIRFVLGVFMSIGALVFLGCPLRMIFRIAAGDLNAVVGLLGFVFGVLIGIFFLKRGYSLGKSVKESKLVGTIIPALGVILLIFLLIKPAFIFFSKEGPGSMHAKIIYSLIGGLIVGVILQRTRICTGGAFRDVFLIKDMHFLWGIIGIFVAALLGSLILTKGHLNIGFENQPVAHNNTLWNFLGMTLVGLIAVLLGGCPIRQTVLSSEGDGDATVTIFGIILGSAIAHNFGLASSAEGATANGKIAVLICLVLTVIIAFTMTNFSNKEG; this is encoded by the coding sequence ATGAGAAAAGAAAATATTAAAATTTTCATTGGTGGATTTATAATAGGTATTGTTGGAATTTTATTAATGTACCTAGGAAATCCGGCTAATATGGGAATATGCATTGCCTGTTTTTGGAGGGATATAGCAGGAGCATTAGGCTTACATAGGGCGGAAGTGGTTCAATATATTAGGCCTGAAATAATTGGAATTATAGGTGGAGCCTTTATTTCATCAATAATCTTCAAGGATTTTAAAGGTAGAGGTGGCTCAAATCCTGCCATAAGATTTGTACTAGGTGTATTTATGTCCATAGGTGCCTTAGTATTTTTAGGATGTCCATTAAGAATGATTTTTAGAATTGCAGCTGGTGACTTAAATGCAGTTGTTGGACTTTTAGGATTTGTATTTGGAGTTTTAATTGGAATATTTTTCTTAAAAAGAGGTTACAGCCTTGGTAAATCAGTAAAGGAATCTAAGCTTGTAGGAACGATTATTCCGGCCTTAGGTGTAATTTTATTGATATTTTTATTGATTAAACCTGCATTTATATTTTTCTCAAAAGAAGGTCCAGGTTCAATGCATGCAAAAATAATATACTCACTAATTGGTGGTTTAATAGTAGGAGTAATATTACAAAGAACTAGAATTTGTACAGGTGGAGCCTTCAGAGATGTATTTTTAATTAAAGATATGCATTTTCTATGGGGAATAATAGGAATTTTTGTAGCTGCCTTATTAGGAAGTTTAATATTAACAAAGGGTCATTTAAATATTGGATTTGAAAATCAACCGGTAGCCCATAATAATACATTATGGAATTTTTTAGGAATGACTTTAGTAGGTTTAATAGCGGTATTACTTGGTGGTTGTCCAATTAGACAAACTGTTCTATCTTCAGAAGGAGACGGAGATGCTACAGTAACAATATTCGGGATTATTTTAGGTTCAGCTATTGCCCATAACTTCGGTTTAGCTTCCAGTGCTGAAGGAGCAACAGCAAATGGTAAAATTGCAGTATTAATTTGTTTAGTCTTAACGGTAATTATAGCCTTTACTATGACTAATTTTTCCAATAAGGAGGGATAA
- the epsC gene encoding serine O-acetyltransferase EpsC: MNFFKKRIFEAKYILKNDPACKSLFEAMFLYPSLRAIMSHRWAKLFYDKGHTTLARWISQRSRHKTGIEIHPGATIGDNVFIDHGTGVVIGETAIVGDRVTIYHGVTLGGTGKVKNRKRHPTVENDVLIGTGATILGDVTIGSHSKIGAGALVLQDIPANSTAVGMPVRIIPHGPDYVFEED, encoded by the coding sequence ATGAATTTTTTTAAAAAAAGAATTTTTGAAGCTAAATATATATTAAAAAATGATCCTGCATGTAAAAGTCTTTTTGAAGCTATGTTTTTATATCCCTCTCTACGAGCAATTATGTCTCATCGTTGGGCTAAATTATTTTATGACAAGGGACATACAACATTAGCAAGATGGATTTCTCAACGTTCAAGACATAAAACAGGTATTGAAATACATCCCGGTGCTACAATTGGTGACAATGTTTTTATAGACCATGGTACAGGAGTTGTAATTGGCGAGACTGCTATTGTTGGAGACAGGGTTACTATCTACCACGGAGTTACTTTAGGTGGTACAGGAAAAGTTAAAAATAGAAAAAGACATCCTACAGTAGAAAATGATGTTTTAATTGGAACAGGGGCAACTATTTTAGGTGATGTAACAATAGGTAGCCACAGTAAAATAGGTGCCGGTGCCTTGGTTTTACAAGATATTCCGGCAAATAGCACTGCAGTTGGTATGCCTGTTAGAATTATCCCTCATGGTCCTGATTATGTTTTTGAAGAAGACTAA
- a CDS encoding ATP-binding cassette domain-containing protein yields MNELKIENVSKIFDGKAVVKNISANLSNGIYGLIGANGAGKTTLMNILCNFINPSQGEVYYNGESILKLGDKYRDILGYLPQNFGCDSSFTVEQYLEYIATLKGLSKELTYNRIDEIIRQTGLIPYRNTKISKLSGGTRQRVGISQALLNDPKVLILDEPTSGLDPGERLYFRKIILNISTDKIILLSTHIISDIEVMPIKENLIMSNGQLLAKGSNEELLKTLSGKIWSTIIFQHDYSSFSEKFYVLDSHNIEQNRISVRFYSKEDTNLKDGKIKSEEPTLNDYYQFVFHENLRERGYV; encoded by the coding sequence ATGAATGAACTTAAAATTGAAAATGTATCAAAGATTTTTGATGGAAAAGCAGTAGTTAAAAATATTTCTGCAAATCTATCAAATGGTATCTATGGCTTAATTGGTGCCAATGGTGCAGGTAAAACAACCTTAATGAATATCTTATGTAATTTTATAAATCCAAGTCAAGGAGAAGTTTATTATAATGGTGAATCCATTTTAAAACTAGGTGATAAATATCGAGATATTTTAGGATATTTACCTCAAAATTTTGGATGTGATTCTTCATTTACTGTTGAGCAATATTTAGAATATATTGCAACATTAAAAGGCTTATCTAAAGAACTTACTTACAATAGAATTGATGAAATAATAAGACAAACAGGCTTAATACCCTATAGAAATACAAAAATATCAAAGCTTTCCGGAGGAACAAGACAACGTGTAGGTATTTCACAAGCACTTTTAAATGATCCTAAGGTATTGATTTTAGACGAACCAACATCTGGTCTTGATCCGGGAGAAAGACTTTATTTTAGGAAGATTATTTTAAATATTTCCACAGATAAAATAATTTTGCTTTCAACCCATATCATTTCCGATATTGAAGTAATGCCTATTAAGGAAAATCTTATTATGAGTAATGGACAACTGCTAGCAAAGGGCTCAAATGAAGAGTTATTAAAAACATTATCCGGAAAAATATGGTCTACAATTATTTTTCAACATGACTACTCTTCTTTTTCGGAGAAATTTTATGTTTTAGATAGCCATAATATAGAACAAAATAGGATAAGTGTTCGTTTTTACTCTAAAGAGGATACGAATTTAAAAGATGGAAAAATAAAATCAGAAGAACCAACTCTTAATGATTATTATCAATTTGTATTTCATGAAAATTTGCGAGAGAGAGGTTATGTTTAA
- a CDS encoding D-alanyl-D-alanine carboxypeptidase family protein, translated as MKKNRKILLIIGIFLIIITSLILNFNVFSNNKFEDLTFESKNIYVYNITDEKEVLNINGEEKVAPASLTKIMTVITSIENIDDISKVAPVDKKTYQEMVAVNASMTGFYGNEQTTYRDLLYGTMLASGGESANSLAINISKTTEEFTKLMNEKAKEIGLNNTNFTNPEGLDEENNYSTAKDIAELIKNSLDNSEFREIFTKEEYVSTSTLDHPEGIEIKSTVLTALFDYEQNGFKIIGGKSGTTENAGFCWATLSEKNNREYICVVMGAETNEGRIEDTLKIMGEI; from the coding sequence ATGAAGAAAAATAGAAAAATATTACTCATTATAGGAATTTTTTTAATAATAATAACATCATTAATATTAAATTTTAATGTATTTAGTAATAATAAATTTGAAGATTTAACTTTTGAAAGTAAGAATATTTATGTTTATAACATTACAGATGAAAAGGAAGTATTAAATATTAATGGAGAAGAGAAAGTAGCACCTGCTTCCCTTACTAAAATAATGACAGTAATAACATCAATAGAAAATATAGATGATATATCCAAAGTAGCTCCAGTGGATAAGAAAACTTATCAGGAAATGGTGGCGGTAAATGCCTCAATGACGGGTTTTTATGGAAATGAACAAACTACATATAGGGATTTATTATATGGGACAATGCTAGCTTCAGGTGGAGAAAGTGCAAATTCATTGGCTATTAATATTTCAAAAACCACTGAGGAATTTACGAAATTAATGAATGAAAAAGCCAAAGAAATAGGATTAAATAATACAAATTTTACAAATCCGGAAGGATTAGATGAAGAAAATAATTATTCCACAGCCAAGGATATTGCAGAATTAATAAAAAATTCATTAGATAACAGTGAATTTAGGGAAATTTTTACTAAGGAAGAATATGTTTCCACTTCTACCTTAGACCATCCGGAAGGAATAGAAATAAAAAGTACCGTCCTAACAGCTCTTTTTGATTATGAACAAAATGGCTTTAAAATAATTGGAGGAAAATCAGGTACAACAGAAAATGCAGGTTTTTGTTGGGCAACATTGTCAGAAAAAAACAATAGGGAATATATTTGTGTTGTTATGGGGGCTGAAACCAATGAAGGCAGAATAGAGGATACACTGAAAATTATGGGTGAAATTTAA
- a CDS encoding CPBP family intramembrane glutamic endopeptidase — protein sequence MKNHKDGLKYQDILFLIFYLFILNIIIFILSNLLTEYFTPKLYYNLIIYTLMNIIVVIIILILYKTELLKDIKLVRQNLRKICFTILSTYFIYIILSNILAYMMNSFFELDLYKETSIDINRQNIFKLIYDFPVLWFINSVILIPMAEEVTFRYLLIKKLSTITPYRTTIIINSLIFTYFHSGLTTSFFTYLLTTISIVFVYLKTNKNLIAVIFYHIIINLLSYIGELLIL from the coding sequence ATGAAAAATCATAAAGATGGTCTTAAATATCAAGATATATTATTTTTAATTTTTTATTTATTTATACTCAATATTATTATATTCATATTATCAAATTTATTAACAGAATACTTTACACCAAAATTATATTATAACTTAATAATTTACACATTAATGAATATAATAGTCGTAATTATAATTTTAATATTATATAAAACTGAATTATTAAAAGATATAAAGCTGGTTAGACAAAATTTAAGAAAAATTTGTTTTACTATATTGTCAACATACTTTATATACATAATATTAAGTAACATCTTAGCGTATATGATGAATAGTTTTTTTGAACTGGATTTATATAAAGAGACCTCTATAGATATAAACAGACAGAATATATTTAAATTAATATATGATTTTCCGGTTTTATGGTTTATAAATTCAGTTATATTAATTCCTATGGCAGAAGAAGTTACTTTTAGATACTTATTGATAAAAAAATTATCAACAATAACTCCATATAGAACAACCATTATAATAAATTCCTTAATATTTACCTATTTCCATAGTGGATTAACTACATCGTTTTTTACTTACTTGTTAACCACAATAAGTATAGTATTTGTATATTTAAAAACAAATAAAAATTTAATAGCAGTAATTTTCTATCATATTATTATAAATTTATTGTCTTATATTGGAGAATTATTAATACTTTAA
- a CDS encoding cell wall-binding repeat-containing protein has translation MKKKILSFILIFTIFLGLTPKNTKADSEVYLYRISGSDRFETSVEVSNVSYKKSENAILVSGRDYPDGLTGGVLASVLNGPVLLTDKNSVPTSVKNELSRLGVKNVYIVGGTGTVSKQVENSLSGYNVKRVSGSNRIETATNVAKLIRTLTDYNSNTRYFALANGYDFPDALAVGGYLANTKIPLLLTDNKTLSANNKNFISNYNIGRAILVGGTSSVSPKLLPSNVNYASYSGSDRYKTSLDIAKKGFSNVKTVVLTSGEDFPDALAASTLSKYVDGPILLTNSKSIDSEIVKYIKNGNITRLIVVGGKGKLPDSLLEIINKEQIKGPEEIGDINEPPKG, from the coding sequence ATGAAAAAGAAAATTTTAAGTTTTATTTTAATATTTACTATTTTTTTAGGTCTTACTCCTAAAAATACAAAAGCAGACTCTGAAGTATATCTTTATAGAATTTCCGGTAGTGATAGATTTGAAACATCTGTAGAAGTAAGTAATGTATCCTATAAAAAATCTGAAAATGCAATTCTTGTAAGTGGTAGAGATTATCCGGATGGCTTAACAGGTGGAGTATTAGCATCTGTTTTAAATGGACCGGTGTTACTAACAGATAAAAATTCCGTACCTACATCAGTAAAAAATGAATTAAGCAGACTTGGTGTAAAAAATGTATATATTGTAGGTGGTACAGGAACAGTATCCAAACAAGTTGAAAATTCATTAAGTGGCTATAATGTAAAGCGAGTAAGTGGTAGTAATAGAATTGAAACAGCTACAAATGTAGCTAAACTCATTAGAACATTAACAGATTATAATTCAAATACCAGATACTTTGCTCTAGCAAATGGATATGATTTTCCAGATGCCCTTGCTGTAGGCGGTTATTTAGCAAATACTAAAATACCATTACTATTGACGGATAATAAAACCCTTAGTGCAAATAATAAGAATTTCATAAGTAATTACAATATAGGTAGAGCTATATTAGTTGGAGGAACTTCTTCAGTTTCACCAAAATTATTACCTAGTAATGTAAATTATGCAAGCTATTCAGGTTCAGACAGATACAAGACATCTTTGGATATTGCTAAAAAGGGATTTAGTAATGTAAAAACCGTTGTATTAACAAGTGGTGAAGATTTTCCTGATGCACTAGCAGCATCTACATTGTCAAAATATGTAGATGGACCAATATTATTAACTAATTCTAAATCCATAGATTCAGAAATTGTTAAATATATAAAAAATGGAAATATTACAAGATTAATAGTTGTAGGTGGTAAGGGTAAATTACCTGATAGCCTGTTAGAAATAATAAACAAAGAGCAGATTAAAGGTCCAGAGGAAATAGGAGATATAAACGAACCACCTAAAGGTTAA
- a CDS encoding SigB/SigF/SigG family RNA polymerase sigma factor — translation MSNNNRQAEQQEIKNLFKIYSETRDKEIRDTLIEKNLYIAEILAKKYVNKGIEYDDLLQVASIGLILAIERYDISKGFEFSSYATPTIVGEIKKYFRDKGWVIRVPRRIQELSKKVNNAKTTLSQNLQRSPTIKDIAEYLEITEEEVIEAMEGSRVYAPQSLDISFDSQNDDKDVNLQDLIGEEDDDFAKIELKDFIEKTMEKLNEVEKKILIDRYFEKKTQVSIAKELKISQMTVSRMEKKIIEKFRKELEETNS, via the coding sequence ATGAGCAATAATAACAGACAAGCAGAACAACAAGAGATTAAAAATCTGTTTAAAATATATAGTGAAACTAGAGATAAGGAAATTAGAGATACCTTAATTGAAAAAAATTTATATATAGCTGAAATATTGGCAAAAAAATATGTAAATAAAGGAATAGAGTATGACGATTTATTGCAAGTAGCCAGTATTGGCTTAATTCTTGCAATAGAAAGATACGATATTAGTAAGGGATTTGAGTTCTCTAGTTACGCTACTCCTACAATAGTAGGTGAAATAAAAAAATATTTTAGAGACAAGGGTTGGGTAATTAGAGTTCCTAGAAGAATTCAGGAATTATCTAAAAAAGTTAATAATGCTAAAACTACATTAAGTCAAAACCTTCAACGTTCTCCAACAATTAAGGATATTGCAGAGTATTTAGAAATAACAGAAGAGGAAGTTATAGAGGCAATGGAGGGAAGTAGAGTTTATGCTCCCCAGTCTTTAGATATTTCCTTTGATTCTCAAAATGATGATAAAGATGTAAATCTTCAAGATTTAATTGGAGAAGAAGACGATGACTTTGCAAAAATAGAGCTTAAGGATTTTATTGAAAAAACCATGGAGAAACTAAATGAAGTTGAAAAGAAAATATTAATAGATAGATATTTTGAAAAGAAAACTCAAGTTTCCATTGCAAAAGAATTAAAAATAAGTCAAATGACCGTTTCAAGAATGGAAAAGAAAATTATAGAAAAATTTAGAAAAGAACTTGAAGAAACCAATAGTTAA
- a CDS encoding STAS domain-containing protein: MGLNYNISNNTDNLVIDLNGDLDAYTSDDLKTEVIKSLDTPKDIIFDATGLDFIDSTGLGSLISIYNKIKEEEKNITIKNIKSNVKKIFEITELDKVFNIVE, translated from the coding sequence ATGGGATTAAACTATAATATATCAAATAATACAGACAATTTAGTAATAGATCTAAATGGTGATTTAGACGCATATACTAGCGATGATTTAAAAACTGAGGTTATTAAAAGTCTAGATACTCCTAAAGATATAATTTTTGATGCTACTGGATTAGATTTTATTGATTCAACTGGTTTAGGTAGTTTGATTAGTATATATAATAAAATAAAAGAAGAGGAAAAAAACATAACTATAAAGAATATAAAATCAAATGTAAAAAAAATATTCGAAATAACAGAGTTAGATAAAGTTTTTAATATAGTGGAGTAG